CTTCTATAGTTCAGTAATTGATGGAGATGGAGTAATCAGAGGAGCACCAATAGATTCAGAAACTTTGTTCAGGAACagaatttggatttttttttcttcttcctttcttcttggaATTAGATCAGGAAGTGGAAAAAGTTTCTTGCTGGGATAGCAGCTGCATTTCTAGTTTTGCCGGGACTGTTCTTCCACCTAACTTGCTTATCTGGCGCATGCCAGGACGCAGATTCTAAAAGCTTACGGACCCCGGAAGCATCGCAGACATGGGGAATGCCGCTATTCCAGTCGGTACGGTACATCTTCTTCTTACCTGGTACTGATTTTCCGTAACTACTACCTAGCTAATTTTCTGTTGCATTTCGTTGTTCAGTATCCTCGGTGGCAGTAGCTGCGACAGTTGTAGTAATGATCGCCCTCATCAGAAGATGCCGCGtcgtgaggaagaagatgaagaagaaaatcGTGAAGAAAATCCTGGACGAGATTGAGAGAAAGAACCGCGAGCGCGAGATGCAGGCCTGCAACGCCTTGGACGACGTGGTGATCGAGatcgggccggtggagaagttCCTGCACGAGATCCTCAACGAGAAGCCCATGCGTTTCAGCCCCGAGCAGCTGGCGGCCTGCACTCGGAATTTCTCATCGGAGTTGGGGTCCGGCGGCTTCGGCGTGGTCTACAAGGGCGACTTGCCGAACGGCCTTCCGGTGGCCGTCAAGGTCCTCAAGGTGTCCATGAACAAGAAGGTCCAGGAGGGGTTCATGGCGGAGATCGGCACCATCGGCCGGACCTACCACGTGCACCTCGTCCGGCTCTACGGTTTCTGCTTCGACAGGGACACCAAGGCCCTGGTCTACGAGTTCTTGGAGAACGGATCGCTCGAGAAGTACCTctacggcgacgaggaggacacggcggcggcgccgccgaggctggAGTGGAAGACGCTGCACGGCATCGCCGTCGGCACGGCGAAGGGGATCCGGTACCTGCACGAGGAGTGCCAGCAGCGGATCGTGCACTACGACATCAAGCCGGCCAACATCCTCCTCACCAGCGACTTCACCCCGAAGGTGGCCGACTTCGGGCTGGCGCGGCTGGGCGAGCGGGAGAACACGCACATGTCGctgaccggcggcggccgcgggacGCCCGGGTacgcggcgccggagctgtgGATGGCGCTGCCGGCGACGGAGAAgtgcgacgtgtacagcttcgggaTGGTGCTGTTCGAGATCCTGGGACGGCGCCGGAACTTCGACCCTGACCATGGCGAGAGCAAGGAGTGGTTCCCGAGGTGGGTGTGGGAGAGGTACGAGCAGGGCGAGATCAGGAGCGTCGTGTCCTGCGACGGGATCGAGGAGGCGGACAGGGAGAAGGCGGAGATGATGTGCAAGGTGGCGCTGTGGTGCGTGCAGTtccagccggcggcgaggccgacgaTGAGCAGCGTGGTGCGGATGCTGGAGGGAGAGATGCCCATCGTCCCGCCGGTGAACCCCTTCCACTACTTGATggacagcagcggcggcggctcaacAAGCTCGGGGCTGTGGAGCGGCACGTACCAGAGCAGCAGGGACACCGCCGGCAGAGACAGTGAGGTGTCATCAATGAGCCCTGCTGCCAAGTCGGATGACGCGATGATTCAAGATGTTAAGCGGACTCACGCGTCGGTGTCAATGATTTAGAATTTGTCATCTTGTACACATTTGTTAATGTTTACATCACGTACAATTAGGGGTGTTCTGTCATGCTGGATatttgatattaattagaaatattaaatataatctaattatacgaatctattaaacctaattagtcaatgatttgacaatgtggtgctacaacaaccatttgatgatgatggattaattagccttaatagattcgtctcgcgaattagacttcatctgtgcaattagttttataactagcttatatttagttcttctaattagcatccgaatatctgatgtgatctgctaaagtttaactcATCGTATCCAAATGTCAATAGGCACGGTCCGCCGTGCCTGCCAGAGCAGCTCGAGGACCCCCTTTCGCACGTTGGTGCTCTCACCTGGATTATATCCCCCGATAATTTCTGCAGCTTCTCGCGCGTGGATCCACAAAGATAATGCGCCCGTCGCAAAAAGGAGCCATGGTAATTTCGATGACCCTTTAAGAACACGATGTTTCGGTCTGAGTTTAGTTATAGATCTGCTAGCATACGTGTGGTGTGAGTAAGGTGTGCGTGTATGGTGTTAGTACGTAGTGCATGAACAAATACTACAACTGTATCCAGATGCTACAACTATATCCAGATGAAAGGTGTAAAAAAAATAGACATGGAGAAACTGAGTATGAACCTGAAGGACTTCATCAGCGTTTAGTTCTCGTAATCTTCCAAGCGGTCAATGTTGTGTGAATGTCTAAAAAATGAGCTCAAAAGATTTATAGATATGCAACTACAAATTGGTCACATAGTCGGTCAGATACCAGGCCAATTCCCTTAAGGTcttttaaaacaaataattattatttcaGTCTCTCTGTAATAGGTTTGCACACGACCAATCCTTATTACAATTCCTACATGCagcaattttaaacaaaaattcTCGAAAAATAAACCAAGGATGCGACTAATTAAGCGACTTTTAAAAAACAACCACACGGATCTCCATAACCATAATGTTCAAGGTACGACAAGCCCACCATCCATAATTCCCTCGAGATCTACAGGCACCATCAGCTAGCCGTAACAATCCTTAACTAGAGAAGGCATTAGTGCATACCGCTTATTCTCGCAGAAAATTCATTGTAGCACGATCCAATCTAGCTTATGATGATCACTAGATTGGTCAGTATTGCTGAAAAAGCGTGTATAAGTATTTCCAAAATCTAGTTTGTGATCCATCTTTCAGCTTAAAGGTCCCATATCCCACATCTTAGAAGATCTTCCCTAATTTTTAATGAAGCTTTCCAGTAACGTGAGTCTCCGTATTTAATCTGAATACGAGACAAACACTTTGAACCTAAATATTTATTTCTAAGTAAAATCTACAAGATGCCTTCTTTGAAGTAACTTGTCCAACCATTTGCTAAGAAGTCATTTGTTTTTAATTCAGATATTTGTTATTCCTAACTCCCTTCATCTTTGGATGGCACATGATATCCTATTTGGCTTGTTATTCCTAACTCCCTTCATCTTTGGATGGCACATGATATCCTATTTGGCTAGGTGATAAGAGAAAATATCGCCTTCTTTGGGACGGCACGTGAAATCGTTGTTATTAGTGTCCAGCCTTTTGAGGACATCTTTAGGGATTTAAAAAAAGAACATCATAAACATAAGAAGGCTAGCCACTCAAAAACCGAATTAAGTAGAATCAACGGATAAGTGTTTGACTTTCTAGTATTGCTATTTGAACATCTAAGTTTCATAATACAAAGAGCATCGAATGAGTCGGTGATACGTAGAAAGTTACAACAGCTATGTAATGGCTAgttcttggagttggagctatGTATACCCCATTGCCCGACCATTTGAGgagtgttagagcttggagatgttataggcttggttctcacatacacacaagtgctctatccaccaaagtgctaaaagtgaagattaaggcaattagcataaggtttagttcttgattagtgctagtttaaaCTTATTAGCGCATTATTTAGGGTTTAGCTGAGACTTAGGTGAGGTTTGCACACCTTCTTTGTATCGGTGCTTGTgcgcaccaagagttgtaaatccgGGGATCGTAAGTCAAGACCCTCCAACTGCGTTTGTGGAGTGGCCACCGGTGCTTGTGAGAAGGAGGAGAGGTCCTTGGCGTTTTgctgaagctctaccaagtgaataGCAGCAAGGAGCATTCGGGAGAGGCTGGATGGAGACTCACTTGCGTGTGGGGAAGGCTCGTCGGCTATCCTACGGAGTTACTTGACCGAAGAGTTTATGCCCCTACGCGGCcattccctttgagaggggctccaacaacgaggactagtggaaagctttgctttctgatacctcggtaaaaatcACCGTGCCGCCATGCCGGGAGTTTACCTTCTCTACATCATTTACCTTCCGCATTTCTTATTGCGCTTACAATTCCACGTTTACCTTTCCTATGATTACCATGTGTAGTCTATAAGATTGTAACCTAGGGTGAAAAATCCTTTTAGTAGAGATAACAACACACAGAAAACTCAGTGCACATTTAGGGGGTTTTGGATACccccgctaaactttagcacctgtcacatcggatgtttggatactaatgagaagtattaaacatagtctaattacaaaactaattgtacagatgaagtctaattcgcgaggcttaatagatttgtctcgcgaattagactccatttgtgcaattagttttgtaattagctcatgtttagtcctcttaattagcatccgaatatttaatgtgaccctgctaaagtttagcgtcTCGTATCCATACAATATAGATTTTTTTACGTGCTTAGAACCTTGTCTTCGGAACACCCCATTCACCCCGGCGTCACGGTCCCTTCACTCTCCACCCAAGGGCCGCGAGGCGGAGAAGCGCCCGAGCGTTCTGTGCGTGAAGGGTGAGGCGCCGGCGGCTGACGTTCTGCGCCAGACCCCGCGCCGCGAcccgcccgccgtcgccaccaACGACCGTCGCCGCGGCGCTCAGGAGGAGGACCTccatgaagaggaggaggaggaggactggGGCGAGTCAGAGTTCTCCAGGGCGTCAATGGGATGCCTGGCGCGCGCCAGCTACGCAGCAGCCGGCCTCGGCAACCCCATGTTGCCGCCGGCGGACGTGGAGGGCCAGCTGCTTCCTGCCGACAATGGAGGCGATGTGGAGGCCGCGCCGGACCAGCTCGGGGACATCGACGCTGGCATCGGCGACCCCAAGCTGCCCCCGGCGGACGTGGAGGGCCACCTGCTGGCTGCCGACGACGGAGGAGACGTGGAGGCCGCGCTGGAGGAGAACCATCCCGGGATATCGGCGCAGCACCCGGCATCGGCGACCAAGACCTGGCCGGTGACAATGGGGACGCGGAGGCCGTgccggaggagcagcagcgcgaCGTCCCGCAGGCGCAGGAGCCAGCCGGTGCCGCTCCACAGCCTGGACCCCTCGCCAACCTGCCACACCTCTGAACCTTTGGAAACGTCAGAAGAATCGTTTGTTCAGGTTTCCCCCTGTTGCCTACTATCGTAGATCTTGGTGAGGTGACTAGGGCTGCTTGTGAAATTACAATGAACACACATTGACACAGGAATAGTGCTAGTCTGTTTTGTAAACTTCCAGCTAGTCTGTTTTGCATCTTTACAAGATTACAGAGTTCCAGAGTTGCAGTGCTGTTCTTCTCTGAACTTAAGGTCTTTGGTACCCGCCAATCCCAAGACTCTTCTTCTCGCATGTGTTttagcaacattttttttgagaaaatctACGACAACCCTTAGGTTGCCTGTTTAGCACCAATTTGGTTTAGggatgtttgaacactaattagaagtattaaacataggctaattactaAACTAATTGTATAACCCCTAGActaatcgcgagatgaatctattaagcctgattagATTGATTAGCTGTTGCATTTTCGGGGCTAGGGTTTCTCCCCGTATTTCATTTCTGGGCATTTCGTTGATATGCGATTCTTCCAGTGCTGAATTTTTCATTGGTTCTCGTGCATAGGGCGTGGTTGATTCAATTTTTATGGCTGGATTATGTGTTGCTGTCCAGCTTGTTGAGGGCCATTTCTAAGGTTCCTACTTCGATTCGTCTCTGTTTTTAGATATTAACAGATGATTGTATCTCTGATAATTTTCTAAGGTTCCTATGGCTTACACTAATAATTTTATTGATTACTGCTAGGTAACATCTGTTGTAGAACTAGATCATACCCATCCAAGTGTAGTCATCTCTGAGAACTGTTAACTCTGAATATGTTCTATGAACTCTGAATATGTATTTTGATTATTTGAATGTTAAGTATTAATAACTGTTAGGATGTTTCGGTTTGTTTTAGCTGTAATTTTTTCATGACCACTATATTATTGCACATACTGGTCAGTTCTACTTTGTGTTTACATTTTTTGTCATCGCCAGGCGGAGCTATGGCTACTGCCTGTCAATAAACATAAAGTCCTCCATAGACAAGTCTGAAGAGTTATTTAGATTCATGCTTATATTCACAAAAAAGTGATTGTGTCTCTACAGAGAATTCAATTTCAATTTAATGCtttgccccccctccccccccccccattt
This sequence is a window from Setaria italica strain Yugu1 chromosome III, Setaria_italica_v2.0, whole genome shotgun sequence. Protein-coding genes within it:
- the LOC101755912 gene encoding G-type lectin S-receptor-like serine/threonine-protein kinase SD2-5 isoform X2, coding for MIALIRRCRVVRKKMKKKIVKKILDEIERKNREREMQACNALDDVVIEIGPVEKFLHEILNEKPMRFSPEQLAACTRNFSSELGSGGFGVVYKGDLPNGLPVAVKVLKVSMNKKVQEGFMAEIGTIGRTYHVHLVRLYGFCFDRDTKALVYEFLENGSLEKYLYGDEEDTAAAPPRLEWKTLHGIAVGTAKGIRYLHEECQQRIVHYDIKPANILLTSDFTPKVADFGLARLGERENTHMSLTGGGRGTPGYAAPELWMALPATEKCDVYSFGMVLFEILGRRRNFDPDHGESKEWFPRWVWERYEQGEIRSVVSCDGIEEADREKAEMMCKVALWCVQFQPAARPTMSSVVRMLEGEMPIVPPVNPFHYLMDSSGGGSTSSGLWSGTYQSSRDTAGRDSEVSSMSPAAKSDDAMIQDVKRTHASVSMI
- the LOC101755912 gene encoding G-type lectin S-receptor-like serine/threonine-protein kinase SD2-5 isoform X1, with product MGNAAIPVVSSVAVAATVVVMIALIRRCRVVRKKMKKKIVKKILDEIERKNREREMQACNALDDVVIEIGPVEKFLHEILNEKPMRFSPEQLAACTRNFSSELGSGGFGVVYKGDLPNGLPVAVKVLKVSMNKKVQEGFMAEIGTIGRTYHVHLVRLYGFCFDRDTKALVYEFLENGSLEKYLYGDEEDTAAAPPRLEWKTLHGIAVGTAKGIRYLHEECQQRIVHYDIKPANILLTSDFTPKVADFGLARLGERENTHMSLTGGGRGTPGYAAPELWMALPATEKCDVYSFGMVLFEILGRRRNFDPDHGESKEWFPRWVWERYEQGEIRSVVSCDGIEEADREKAEMMCKVALWCVQFQPAARPTMSSVVRMLEGEMPIVPPVNPFHYLMDSSGGGSTSSGLWSGTYQSSRDTAGRDSEVSSMSPAAKSDDAMIQDVKRTHASVSMI